The sequence below is a genomic window from Chelonoidis abingdonii isolate Lonesome George chromosome 6, CheloAbing_2.0, whole genome shotgun sequence.
tcatactcagaggggagcaaatgcccctcccccattttctttgtgggggttcatactcagaggggagcaaatgcccctcccccattttctttgtgggggttcatGCTCAGAGGAGACTGAGGCTGGGCACGTACCTTTGCCCCCCCGCAAGCAGCCAGCACTAAGCTCTGCTCTGCCATGGCCCGGGGGGGGGCACCTGCCGGAGGTGACCCCTGCACGCGCAAGGCGGCCGGGTGGGGGGGCAGGCACGCGCCTTGTCACTGACACCTTCTCCTGTTCCGGGGCCCTGCAGCGGAGCTTGTGTCGCGGCGGGGGGGCCGGGCCGCGCGCCGCCCGGCTGGTTTGGCTTCCCAGGGAGCGAGGCGTGCGGGGCGGGCTCCTCTTCGTCTCCCCGCCCCGGCGCGTCTGCCCGGGCATCGCGGCGGGCTGTCAGCACCTCACCTCTGGTGGGGCCGAGGGGGACACGCGGGGTGCAGCTGAGCAACCTCTTGGCTCCTGCCGTCGCTCTCTGCTCGTCGGTTTGAAAACTAACCAGCTGGGGAGGGGATCTCGGATCTGAGCTGCACTTAAAGAAACAGGCTGGGGGATCGtactcaagcaaaattcccaGACTTCTAGTGAGAATTTGCAGGAACATCCCCTCCCTTGGGAATTTGCAgggacacacacacgcacccctaGTGGGAATTTTCAGGGacactcctcctccccaagtgGGAATTtgcagggacacacacacccctggtgGGAATTTGCAGGGgaacacactcacacacacacccctagtgGGAATTTGCAGGgacactcacacacacccctagtgGGAATttgcagggacacacacacacacacacctggtgGGAATTTGCAGGGACACAGGTGCACAAACTCAAGATGCCCAGGGTTCCGCACAGCTAGCTGGCTGCGAAGGTCCCATGCCCATCCGCTGCCCCGTTGTGGGTGTGGTGGCTCAGAAAGGGTGGCAATCACTCTCTCTAGCAACAGGATCGTGGCACCAGCAgacacccccactcccccctttGGAAAAGCAAACCTTTGGGAGGCATTCACAGTGTTTTCCTCTCCGATGAGCGCCTGCTCACTTCAGCACAACTCAGCTGACTTATGAACTCCCCTGAGGGGCAAGTAAGCACCCTCCCATACCCATGTGATGGAAGCCCCCTGGACAATTCTATTCCCTGACCCATTTCTTCCAGTCCTTAGCCCATTCCTGGGCTTTTCTTTTATCGGCTGTAACACTAGAAGCCTGGAGTCTCTGTCTCTTTCCAGGATCTAAAGTCCATCCCCCTCTGTCTCTGACATGCACGCACATATGCCCTATAACTCACTGCTTCGGTTTTGTATGCACTACAATTGCTCTTAATGCATCTCCTCTTAACTGATCTGGCCTAGGATCCAAAAAAGAGCCTCAGAGGCCCTCGGGGCTGTCCGTGTAAGATTACAACGAGCCTTTTTAGCCTGGTGCAGCATCCTTATTCCGGGGAAGCCTGCTCTGGCTGGCAGAAGCGCTGGGATATTTTTAGGGGGAGTGCAAGGGATTTCCCCATTGACCCATTTCTCCCTGGACGActgtggtgagagaaacaagatctgcttttgatttttttatggaAACTTTTTATTGTGTGTTTATTGCAGCAAATCCCTCCAGAGGAAAGCTCTCAAAGGCAGGCTCGTAAGCCTCCTCAGCTTTGCACTGCCTTTGAAGGAGAGCAGTCTGATGATCTGCATGGTGTGAGGAGCCATGAGACCAGACGACATTAACCCTAGGACGGGACTAGTGGTGGCTTTGGTCAGCGTCTTCCTTGTTTTTGGCTTCATGTTTACCGTTTCTGGGATGAAAGGGGAAACCCTGGGAGACATCCCCCTCCTGGCAATAGGACCTGCTATTTGCTTGCCGGGCATAGCTGCCATTGCATTAACGAGGAAAACAGATGGCTGCACCAAATGGCCTGACAACAAGCGTCCCTGCTGCAAAAAGGCAAAAGACAAGGAAGTGGTGGAGCTGCTGAGAACGCCCTCAGATCTGGAATCGGGCAAAGGCAGCTGCGATGAGCTAGCCAAGAAAGCATACCTGAAGGACAGGAAAGTGCTGAAGGGAGAGGACTCTGTGTCCAtctgcaccaccaccaccacaaccaccaccaccacgggaGAATGCAAGAGCCTGATCAAAAGGGTGGACCAGGACAAGATGCTGAGATACCTGGAGACCTGCTACCCGGAGATGCCGGGGAATGTGCTCGTGGGAGAGGGTCTCACTTACAGTGCCTTGGAGAAGAAAAATTTCCCTCCCTGGGACAGTGCTGCCTGCCCTGACACAGAGGACAACATTTTTGTGGCTCCAAAAGACAGTATAATTGTCTGTTCCTATAAGGAGAATAGCCCTTACGACAGATATTGTTGTTATATAAACCTTACTGGAGTCAGCTCAGACCATGAAACTATAGTTTGAATGATGCACACTTTCTATATCTCTATGTATTTTTACAGACTCTACATCTTTCAGCTTTTAATAGGGGAAAGTAGCTGATTGCACTGCATGGAACGCTCCTCATACTATTACAAATTTAACCTGGTATGTGACTGATGCTCAAACCTTTTGTGCCTGAAATACTTTCTGTAAGTAAATAAGCATGTTTAAGGCTAAGAACTCCTGCTTTGTGAAaatcaattttaattattttaaaaaatatcagtgcTGAATATTTTGTTCAGACACCCCCGCTCCCAAGACCCGAGCTCCTAGACAAGTCGGCAAGATGAAGGCATTGACTGTCAGCTAAAATCAAAGCAAGAGTCAAAAGCCTGGAGCTCGCTGTCTAAAATAACATGCAATATGAATGAGTGGATCTTAGGAATAGTGTCACTTCCTTTATTTCTGAAGGAATTGATAGAAGTCAATGTGCAGTTGAATTAGTTGGCTGCCTGATGTTAAGCTGTTAGATAGTTCAATCAGTCTTAGACTCAGGCAGGCAAAATCAGGGAATCAAAGTCTGACTTCAGTTTTCTGCTCTTATTAGATTTTACATGACCTTCTTTTAGGAAATCAAAGAGCAACATTGTAGGCTGTTACCCTGCCAGCCTCCTGAGTCAAGGAAGGGGACTAGGATAGAGAGAATTTTTGAAGGCAAATCTATCAGCAATTATATCAAAGGTACAAGTATTTGGCTATTTTGCTTCATTCTTAGTTGTTAATGAATCCACCAAAGTCTTTCTAATATGTTTGGCATTTACAGCTGTACTTTATAACAAGATATTGATAAAATCATTGCCGAGATTTAGCAGCAGGGGTCCCTGGATTTgggagaatatatatatatatgtataattacTTGCagatttagggtctgatccaactcccactgaagtcaacagactCCTATTGGCTGTAACAGAagctggatcaggctcttagagAAGTGTCATCTTCACATACCTCTTCAAAAACTCCAGATGTTTATCCATGGATCTTGAATAATGATATTTTATTCAATATTATGAAAGCCATTTTTAAGGTAGGAGAGACTAGGGAAATATGGTTGGCACGATTTTTCCACAGCCATGCTGTATGTTTTGTTAACGAGTTCACTGATCACAGATGCATAATACTGGAACCATGACCTGAGTGATACGAAAGCTTGGTGGTTAACCCTTTAGAGCCTGCAAACTGCACATACATATATAATACAATTTACATAAATGTACTACATATTACACAGAATCTAACATGTATATTACCATAGTATAGATACAATGTAATATATATGTAATCTATACAGCCTATCTAAGGGTTAAACTATTAggaaaaaatgtttgctaaaacataaaataatttgTTAGCAGTTCACAGACAAAGCCTTGATTTCCACAACAAAATGCTCAGCACAGCTCTGAAAAGTCTTTCCGTGCTGGAAGTCTTAATAATAGTTCTTGCTTTAGTTATTTTAATAAACCATAATTTGTACCAGACAGACTTATTGAACTACCAGTGTAAAAAGAAGTCACCTCTGACTAACAGGAGCCTGGGAATATTCTGCAGGAACTGCTCTGGAATTTTCCACTGAGAGATTGAAAGCTGAACAACTCCTCATTATGTCTGTGcaattatttggaaaataaaagcaaacctCAGGCATCCTGAGGGTCCCTCCATTTGGAAACTGCTCTCAAATTGTTACAGACAGTCAGCTCAAAGGAGATTGCCAAAGGGAGCTTTGGGAAGATTTCCCAGCATGGGCTTTCTCTACTTCTCTCTGGTGCACTAAATGTaatcttgtttcttttatttatgcatttatgTACTGATTTTTCACACAGTGCCCATTGCTGTGGCATCAGGGTGCTATTCagacaaataaaacaaatgcagtTTAGTCTCAGGCAGGGATCAGCCAGTTCATATTAATACACCATAGGTCTTGCTGCTGTGGTGTGTAGTTCGGGGACTTTTATTTGCAAAACTCGAGCTTTTATCAGAGTAAATGAGTCCCACAGAGATAGAGACCCTCAACTGAAAATGTTCAGCTTCCAGCCCTGGACAAAAACACCCCAGGAATTGTCTCCAAGAGTAGCTCAAGAGATCTTAATCCCCATAACagaatatagggcctgatcctgcaaggtgctgagcacctcctggaTGGTGCTGAaagccagatcctgctcccatttaagtcaacagcTAAAATCCAACGGACTCTCATGGCGCAgaataaggctttctgcatgccTTCAGCCCCCATCGGTGGGAGTTGAGGCTGTTGACTATAGCGCAAGAGGTACTTAGCACCACTTGAGATCAGGCCCATCAGCAGAAAGGCAACCTCTCAGATAACCTGAGTCCTGAATTGTAGAGACTACAATATAAACAACCCCTTGCATTGTGTTTGGTAGCAAATAAGTAGCCCATGCAGAACACAGATTAGGACAGTTCTGCAAATAGGTATGAAGAAGAGGTTCAACGATTTTTTCGCTTAGGTTTAAATGTTGTCTGCCAAACCAAACATTTGAAACGTAGTAGAAAGGTCTTTCATAAGGCTAGGCAATAAATTCTAGTGGCAAATGACATGACAAAGATATAATATGCAATCAACCAACAGTGAGTCATGCACTATATTCCATTCTTACTGTTGGACCTCTgggttttgcttttttattaaTGAAAGCAGGTTTTTATAGCAGTGAAAGTTAcgcacaatttttaaaaaaattaatgttacaaacagagaaaattatgggtggaatcctggctccattgaagacaatgggtcCAGAATTATACATGCTAAGTTTAAAGAGTATTTATAGGTAGTTTAACATAAGCACAAATAGGAATTTGAAACCAGAGGAGTATGGACAAACCTTCTCTGAAATTACTCTGCTTGAGAATCTTCCCTTTTCCCATGTTCAGTATTACCCTTAATTAATGGAATAGAGTGAAATCAGGGATGAAtcaggccatttaaaaaaaaaaaaagtgtctctagggtctgatccaaaagcCATTGGATTGACTGTGaccctttccactgactttggtgAGCTTTGGTTCAAGCCCTTAGTGTCCATGAAAAGTGCCAAACTGATAATCCTGGAGATTAAAGCCCTCTGTTTACACACAAGACAAGCAGAGCATAGGCAGCAGCAAGACTGTCAGTGCGCCTCCCTCCCTGATCTACACTTTCTCTCTTAAACCAGAGAGTTGTTTAatctctctggccattcagttcttggcctctcttGCTGGTGAGTGTATTTTAAACCTCGACATTTATCTCCCAAGCAGTCATATTATGGTTACAGCCTGTATGATCAGCCTTGATTTTGGTGGACTGAGGAgcaattccattgattttaatggagttgtCCCTGCTCATCTCAGGGCTGAATTTTACGCATGGTCATTATAAATCTGGGTATGATTCAAACTAATGACTTGGAAGTGTCTCCTTATGTCATTGCCAGCTCAATAAAACACCCACTCTTCCTGGGTTAAAATTTCACTTCATTCTTGATTTTTTAAGTCTCAAGGCAGTGAACGTAACTGTAATGTTCTTCATCTCTTAGAGCTTAATCCTGCATCTACTGATGTCAacagcaaaactttcattgattcAGTGATGCAAGATCAGGCAATTAAATTGTCTTTGTAGAGATCAGGTGATAAAGCACTTAAGACAGATTTCTAAGATTTATAAAATATAATGTTGATTGTAGCATTTATTGTAACTTCTGCACTgatgggtatttttttttctgaagtaatGCAAAGGTGATGCACAGATCAACTATGTTCACTATATAGTTTGAAgtgttacattattttattttattttattttgtttgtagcATTTTTATCCACACAGATTAGATTACAAAACACCATGCAGTTTCTTTAACAGAAAACCAGGAAATCAGCAGCCATAATCCTCTATTACTTTTCTAGTCTCTGCCCAAGTGTAGTTGTATCTTCACCTCATCATTGTCTAGAAagcaaacaaaggaaacaaaaacacgTGTGGCCTGATCCTAacaagtgctgagtgccctccacTCCTAGTTTACGTCAGTGGTGACAGTGCTGAGTCCTGCTCAGGACTGGGTCTGTACAACTGATCTGAGTTTTATAGAAATATTATATTATCCCAATGGcacttttccctttccccttgtgatttttgtgtttgtttgttaatgtcatttcttctccttccctcatccctCACCTTTGTTTTGAGCAGTCTAATTTGGCTTCTTACATTAAGGGCCAGTTTTTGACACACTTACTCATGTTGAATGGGCTCCTTAGTTTGtgaacagtcccactgatttctagCTGACTACTCATAGAATAAGGGACTACTCAGTGTCAGggtggcaga
It includes:
- the TMEM215 gene encoding transmembrane protein 215, with the protein product MRPDDINPRTGLVVALVSVFLVFGFMFTVSGMKGETLGDIPLLAIGPAICLPGIAAIALTRKTDGCTKWPDNKRPCCKKAKDKEVVELLRTPSDLESGKGSCDELAKKAYLKDRKVLKGEDSVSICTTTTTTTTTTGECKSLIKRVDQDKMLRYLETCYPEMPGNVLVGEGLTYSALEKKNFPPWDSAACPDTEDNIFVAPKDSIIVCSYKENSPYDRYCCYINLTGVSSDHETIV